The Campylobacter concisus DNA segment TACACAAATGTGGATTTATTTAAAATTTGGATTAGCACAAACTGGGATAAATTTGAAAAATATGGCGTTGCAAAAGATGAATTTTTAGCTCATATTGAGGCTATTTTAAAAGCAGAAAATTTAAACATAACTGCAGATACAGTTGCTCAAAGTATAGCAAATACGAGACTATCACCTGTTCAAAGAGCACAAAGACTCTACTACATACTTGAATTCATATCATTCAAAGACGATAAATCTTTTTACGATATTAAAAAAGATGTAGAAAATTTATACACAGTAGTCCAAGAGAAAGAAGCATTTAAGCCATTTAATAAAATTTATACAAAAGAAAATTTAAGAGATTTCTTGTCAAAGCTTAGCTCAAACATAGATCAAACAGCTGGAATAGAATCTTGGCTAATGGAGACAAATTCTTCTTTAAAAGATATTAGCTCAAATGATAAGAAAGAGTTAAGCATTGCTGTAATAGAGCTTTATTTGCAAAACTATGCTGATAAGTGGAGCCAAATTTTAAGAGAAATAGAGCCAAATGAATTTAGCACAAAAAAAGAGGTCATAGAAGAGCTCGACATCTTGTCAAAGAGAGAAAATCCTTTAAATTCTTTAATAAAATTAACTAATCAAAATACAAATTTAAATGATGAGAATTTACTAAAATATATCTATTCTCTAGGATTTGCTTCAAGTGAGATAAAGCGTGTTTTCAGTGATTTTAGCGCTAAATTTACTACCTATCATGCGTTAAATTCTAATGACTTGCTAGATATTATAAGCAATGATGTAACAAGCGTTTATAAAAAAGTTAGTGACTATAACTTCGAAATGCTTCAAAGCAACGATGATAAAATAGTTTATGCAATAAATGGTATAAAAAATGAAAACGACCCATTTGTTGTTTTAAATAATGATGCCAAGAAACTCCCAGATGAGTTAAATGAATATTATCAAAAGTTATCGACACTTGCGTGGAAACAAGTAGAAAATGGCGCTTCAGCGCTTTTATCAACAGCATATAGAGATGATGTTTTTGATGATTTTGAAAGTCTTATCAAGCCATTTTATCCATTTAATGAACAATCTCCAAAGGCTGTTAGCATAGAAGAATTTAAAAGATTCTTTGGCAAAAACGGAACTTGGAATAGCTTTTATGATAGATATCTAAAACAAATCTTAAGTAAAACCGCTGATGGTTATAAAATAAGACCAAAATATGCAAAAGAGCTAAGATTTAGCAGAGATTTTCTTAAAAATATTGCCTATATAGACAGAATTTCAAATTTAATGCTTGATTCAAATGATGAACTAAAATTGAATTATAATTTAAAAGCCGTCGACTTATCGGCAAATTTTAGCCATATAAATATTAGTTATTCTAATAACTCTTTGACTTATGATCATACAATTGCCTCAAATTTGATAGTTTCAAGCAAAAATTTTGATATATCAACACAGTTTAAATTCAATGCAGTTTCAAGTACTGGAAGCGAGAGAAAAGAGTTAAGCTTTGATGGAGAGTGGGGCTGGTATAAGATACTAAAAGCTTCAAATTTTAGTAGTGTTGGTGTTAGTACGCTTAATTTTGATGGTAGAAGAGATTCGTATTTTGGCTTTGAAGTAACACCAAATGGTGGAGAGCTTTTAGAGCTTATGGATATCATACCAACGATAAATTTACCAAAGAAGATGCTTTATTAAGGATAAAATATGCAACAAATAGCAGCAGTTATACAAAATTACGATAAAGCGTCAAGCTTTTCAGCTCAATTTATCATTTTTGATGAAAATGGTGGTGATATAGGCTCGTTAGATACTACAAAATTTTCTTGTAATGATATGAGCGATTCAATCGCACCAAAACACGCTCATGTTGGATTTGAAGAGGGGGTTTTCACAATTTGTGGCTATAAAGATTGTGAAATTTTTTATAGTGATTCATATTCAAAGCTTCCAGATGACTATGAGAGCGTCATAAATTTGGGCGATGTCTTTAGGATAGGGGAGTTAAAATTTATATTTATAGACCCTTCTAGGATTGATGAATATATAGGAAAAGCCCATAAGATAATAGAAAATACGAAAAATTTTGACAAGCTTGATGATAAACGTTTTGAACCAGTTGGTAAAATTTCAAATGTTGATTTTAAAGAAGAGCCAAAGATAAACTCATTAATAAATGATAAAAAAGATATCACTTTAAATGAAAATGCGTACGATGCAGTTTTAAATTTAAATGAGATAGCTCAAAATTTTGATGAAGAAGAAAATGCAAATAATCAAAATATGCTAACTGCAAAAAGCATGGATGAGCTTTTGACAAAGATAGTTGAGAGTATAAAATTGCAACCAAATATGAGCCCTATAAGTGAGCAGACTAGGACTTTAAATACAAAAGATATGGAAACAATCATGAAAACTCTTCCTCTTAGTGACTCGACAGAACTAATAAATACTGTTTTGGTTAAGCTTATATGCAAAGAGCTATATAGCCAAATGTATGATATAGTCGAGAATAACTCATTTTTTAAATATCTTTCAGGAGCCGTACTAAAAAGCACTAAGGAAGACAAGGAAGCGTTTAATTATCTATTACATAAAGCTCTTCAAAGCTATATGTTAAAAAAGTAATGTTTTTAATAAAACAGAAAGTAAATAAAAGATAGAATAATCCAAACTTTTTAATAGGAGTAAATATGTCACAACCAGTGTATATTAAAGTGAAAGGTTCTACACAAGGACTTATTTCGAGTGGTGCTTCAACAGAAGCTAGTATAGGTAATCGCTATCAGTCAGGTCACGAAGATGAGATCATGGCTCAAGAGGTTTCTCATATAGTAACAGTTCCAACTGATCCACAAAGTGGCCAACCATCAGGTCAAAGAGTCCATAAGCCATTTAGTTTTACTACATCACTAAATAAAGCTGTTCCACTTCTTTACAATGCTTTAACACAAGGCGAAAGACTTCCAGAGGTTGAGATCTATTGGTATAGAACATCAACTAGTGGTGGTGCTGAGCATTTCTTTACTACAAAACTAGAAGATGCAACTATAACAGATATTACTCTAGTAAGCCCAAATGCTCAAGATAAGCTAAACAGCGACAAAACAGAGCTTTTCAAAGTTTCAATGAACTATAGAAAGATAGTTTGGGAACATGTAGCTGCAGGTACAAGCGGAAGTGATGACTGGAGAGAAGCTACTAAAAAAGCTTAAAACCAACCTAGGGTTTATCCCTAGGGTTAATAAAATCATCTTCTAGCTAGAAGGACACAGATGAGCCCTTTTTTATCTTTATCTTTTAAATTAACATGATATGTGAAATGCGATATGAAACACCTAGTTATAATCATATTTCTCATAACATCTCTATATTCGCATGATGCAAATTGTTTAAATATGTTTGCTGTGATCTTTGATAAAAATACGACCGATGAAAATACTGCTAAATGCGTAGAATACTATATAGATGATCTTGGATGTGATGCAAATATGACTATAGAAATTCCTGAACTTTCAATAAGACCAAATCTATTAGAATATGCTTATGATGCAAATAAAACAAAAACTTTTGATACTCTTTTGGAAAAAGGCACATACGCCAATACTAGCTTGGCAACATCCATAGGAATGAGCTTTTTATTTTTCTTTAGGGAAAATGGTGTTGGTATAAACAATAAAAAAGCAAGCCCTGAGCTATT contains these protein-coding regions:
- a CDS encoding Hcp family type VI secretion system effector, with amino-acid sequence MSQPVYIKVKGSTQGLISSGASTEASIGNRYQSGHEDEIMAQEVSHIVTVPTDPQSGQPSGQRVHKPFSFTTSLNKAVPLLYNALTQGERLPEVEIYWYRTSTSGGAEHFFTTKLEDATITDITLVSPNAQDKLNSDKTELFKVSMNYRKIVWEHVAAGTSGSDDWREATKKA